The genomic window TTATAAACAGATGAAAAAATTATTCGTTTTGTTCGCATTAACTGCATCGGTAAGTCTTTCCGCACAGGATATCATCCAATGGCGTGGAACCGACCGCACGGGTATCTACAAGGAAACAGGATTAATGAAATCCTGGCCTGCCGACGGACCCACCATGCTCTGGCATTACACCGGCCTGGGTGAAGGACACTCCTCTGTAGCTATTGCAAACGATAAGGTTTATATTACAGGCCTCACCGATGGGGAAGGACATCTTTTTGTTTTCGATATGGACGGTAAACTATTGAATAAAAAGGCATACGGAACGGAATGGACTACCAGCTACAACGGAGCACGGGGAACCGCAACTATCGACAACGGAAAACTTTACATATATAGCGGAACGGGTAATCTGGTCTGTTTCGATGAAAACAACCTCAATATCCTTTGGCAGAAAAATGTCATTGATGAATTCCAGGGTTCGAACCTCCGGTGGGGAGTGAATGAATCTCCGTTGATTATAGGCGACAAGGTGATCATAACCCCCGGTGGAAAAGATAATAATGTGGTGGCATTGAATAAGAATACAGGTAATCTGATCTGGGCCTGTGCAGGAGAAGGCGACTTATCTGCCTATTGTTCTCCTTTGTATGTTTCCGACCAGCAGATTCCCCAGATTGTTACCATAACCGCCAAACATATCCTTGGCGTTGATTCAGAAACAGGTAAAAAACTCTGGTCGTTTGCTTATAATAACATGCGTAATATTCATCCTAATACACCTTTATATAGCGATAATATGCTGTTGTGCGTATTCGGCTACGGAAAAGGTTCCGTTATGTTGCGCCTGATCGATGGAGGACGCAATGTTGAAAAGGTTTGGGAAAGCAAGGAATTCGATTCGAAGATCGGCGGTGCGGTGAAACTCGGTAATTATGTATACGGATCGGGCGACCATAATAAATACTGGTATTGTCTCGACTGGAAAACAGGAGAACAGAAGTATAAGGACAATTCCATTGCCGTGGGGGCCGTTATTTCTGCCGATAACATGTTGTATTGCTATTCCGACAAGGGGGAAATGGCATTGGTAAATCCCACATCTGAAAAATTCGATATGGTCAGCAAATACCCGATTACGCTGGGAACCGAACAGCATTGGGCGCATCCCGTAATATACCAGGGCGTAATGTATGTCCGGCATGGAGATACCTTGATGGCATACGCCGTTAAGTAGTTCAAGATTTCGCATTCAAAATTCAAAATTCTACAACCCCAAAATCTTAAATCTTGAACTTTGAACCCCGAAGGGCTCACCGAAGGTAATCTTAAATTTAAAAAAGTGAAAGAAAAGAAAATCATAACAGCCGTAACCGTTTCAGTAATACTGATCTATGTTGGTATTATTGTTGGCTGGCAGTTATATACCCCCGAAAGGAACTTTGAAATACAGGCCCCGGGGGCGGATAATCGTCCGGAAGGTCAGACCCGTAGCGCGAGTGATGTGTTGATCGGCGAATTCTTCATGAAGTACGAAGAAGTTTCACCTACCCTTACCGGTAAATGGACGCATTTCCGGGGTGAAAACTCTAGTAACATCATCACCACATCCGAACAGATCAAAACCTCTTCCGACGAATATCCCGTTTTGTGGAGTGTAGAAACAGGTGAAGGTCATGCCGCTCCTGTAATATACAACGGCCGGGTTTATTTTCTGGACTATAACGAACAGCTGAGTTCCGATGCCCTGCGTTGCTTTGATCTCGAATCGGGAACAGAACTCTGGCGAAGATGGTACCGTGTACCGA from Bacteroidales bacterium includes these protein-coding regions:
- a CDS encoding PQQ-binding-like beta-propeller repeat protein, with translation YKQMKKLFVLFALTASVSLSAQDIIQWRGTDRTGIYKETGLMKSWPADGPTMLWHYTGLGEGHSSVAIANDKVYITGLTDGEGHLFVFDMDGKLLNKKAYGTEWTTSYNGARGTATIDNGKLYIYSGTGNLVCFDENNLNILWQKNVIDEFQGSNLRWGVNESPLIIGDKVIITPGGKDNNVVALNKNTGNLIWACAGEGDLSAYCSPLYVSDQQIPQIVTITAKHILGVDSETGKKLWSFAYNNMRNIHPNTPLYSDNMLLCVFGYGKGSVMLRLIDGGRNVEKVWESKEFDSKIGGAVKLGNYVYGSGDHNKYWYCLDWKTGEQKYKDNSIAVGAVISADNMLYCYSDKGEMALVNPTSEKFDMVSKYPITLGTEQHWAHPVIYQGVMYVRHGDTLMAYAVK